TGGTGCCGATGCGCTCGGCCCATTGCTGTTTGATCTTGAAGCTTGGCTCGCCAGCAGTTTCGGACGCCTGGAAAGTCCACTCGTACTTTTCATCTTGAGCGGCAGCCTGGGCGGCAGCTGTGGTCAACAGCGCCGCAGAGGCCAGCATCAGTGTAGGTAGCGTTCTGTTCATGGTCGCTCTCCGGTCAGGTGTTGCTGTTGTTATGCAGATGTCATCCACACGGCAGTGTCATGGATCCATTGTCACGTCCCTGCGACGCGGCCCCGATCAGGGGATCACGCGGTAGGGCAATGTTGCTCATTGAGAGAGTATGTTCAACATATACTTTCGTATGTGTGTACTTTTGGCCAGCCGAGGGATAGGGTTGCTGCAAACGAAATGCACAAGTGGCATCTATCTACCGTGACATCCGAGGAGCATTGCCATGGCCCGGGACAACGAATCCTCTGCCAAGCGTCAACTGCGTAGCGCCCAGTGGTTCGGCAGCGCCGACAAGAACGGTTTCATGTATCGCAGCTGGATGAAGAATCAGGGCATTCCCGATCATGAGTTCGATGGCAGGCCGATCATCGGTATCTGCAATACCTGGTCGGAGCTGACGCCATGCAACGCGCATTTCCGCAAGATCGCCGAGCACGTCAAGAAGGGCATTCTCGAAGCGGGTGGCTATCCCGTCGAGTTCCCGGTGTTCTCCAATGGTGAGTCCAACTTGCGGCCTACGGCGATGTTCACTCGTAACCTGGCGAGCATGGATGTCGAGGAAGCGATTCGCGGTAATCCGATGGATGGCGTGGTGTTGCTGGTCGGTTGTGACAAGACCACGCCAGCGCTTTTGATGGGCGCGGCGAGCTGTGATATTCCGACCATCGTTGTGACTGGCGGGCCGATGCTCAACGGTAAACACAAGGGGCAGGATATCGGTTCCGGGACCGTGGTCTGGCAGCTCTCCGAAGAGGTCAAGGCGGGTCGCATCTCGATCCATGACTTCATGGCTGCCGAGGCGGGCATGTCACGCTCTGCGGGTACCTGTAACACCATGGGCACAGCCTCGACCATGGCCTGCATGGCGGAGTCCCTCGGCACGTCATTGCCTCATAACGCAGCAATTCCTGCCGTGGATTCGCGCCGTTATGTACTCGCTCACCTGTCGGGCAATCGCATTGTCGATATGGTCCATGAGGATCTGCGTCTGTCGAAGGTGTTGACTCGTGAGGCGTTCGAGAACGCCATTCGTACCAACGCGGCCATTGGTGGCTCGACCAATGCGGTCATTCACCTCAAGGCGATTGCCGGGCGTATGGGTGTCGAGCTGGAGCTGGATGACTGGAATCGCATTGGCCGCGGTACACCGACCCTCGTGGATCTCCAACCATCCGGGCGTTTCCTGATGGAAGAGTTCTATTACGCCGGTGGTCTACCCGCAGTATTGCGCCGGCTTGGTGAGTCAGACCGTCTGCCGCACAAGGATGCGCTGACCGTCAATGGCCAGAGCCTGTGGGATAACGTCAAGGATGCACCGATCTACAACGATGAGGTCGTTCGCACCCTGGACAACCCGCTGGTCGAGGATGGCGGCATGTGTGTGCTGCGTGGCAACCTGGCGCCACGTGGCGCGGTGCTCAAGCCATCAGCAGCCAGTCCGGAGTTGATGCAGCATCGTGGACGTGCGGTGGTGTTCGAGAATTTCGACGACTACAAGGCACGCATCAACGACCCGGATCTCGACGTCGACGAGAGCTGTGTGTTGGTCTTGAAACACTGCGGGCCCCGTGGTTATCACGGCATGGCGGAAGTCGGCAACATGGGGTTGCCAGCGAAGGTGCTGGAAAAAGGCGTCAAGGACATGGTTCGCATCTCTGATGCGCGCATGAGTGGCACCGCATACGGCACAGTAGTGCTTCACGTCGCACCGGAAGCTGCTGCGGGCGGGCCGTTGGCTGCCGTGCGTAATGGTGACTGGGTTGAACTGGATGCCTATGCGGGCAAGCTGCATCTGGATATCAGTGACGAAGAGCTTCAGACACGCCTGGCAGAAGCCGATCCCACCGCGGCATCGCGTGAAATTGCCTCGACGGGTGGCTATCGTCAGCTATATATCGAACGAGTGTTGCAAGCTGACGAAGGCTGTGACTTCGACTTCCTTGTAGGCTGTCGAGGGTCTGAAGTACCGCGCCACTCACATTGATATCTGCTCGAAGCCAAGGGGATTCCATGACCCAACGTCCACGTTTGACGCCCGATCAGCTGCGCTCGCGCTGGTGGTTCGACAATGCCGAGCATCCGGGAACCACGGCGCTGTGCATCGAACGCTATATGAACTATGGCGTGACCCTGGATGAGCTGACCTCGGGACGCCCGATCATCGGCATCGCCCAGTCGGGCTCGGACCTGACGCCTTGCAACCGCCATCACATTGAGTTGGTCAAGCGGGTCAAGGACGGCATCCGAGCGGCGGGTGGGGTGCCGTTTGAATTTCCCATGCATCCGATTCATGAGAATGTCCGCCGTCCGACGGCGGCGCTGGATCGCAATCTGGCCTATCTGGGGCTGGTTGAGGTCCTTCACGGATATCCGTTGGATGGCGTGGTCCTGACCACCGGTTGCGACAAGACTACCCCAGCTTGCCTGATGGCGGCAGCGACGGTGAATATTCCCGCTATCGTGCTGTCCGGCGGGCCGATGCTCAACGGCTGGCACGGCAATCAGCGCGTCGGTTCGGGCACTATCATCTGGGAGCTGCGCAAGCGTCTCGCTGCCGGTGAAATTGACTATGCCGAGTTCCTGTCCACGGCAACTGATTCCGCGCCGTCGGTTGGGCACTGCAATACCATGGGCACGGCCTCAACCATGAACTCGATGGCCGAGGCGTTGGGTATGAGCCTGCCGGGATCGGCGATGATTCCAGGGCCGTACAAGGAACGCTCGATGGTGGCCTATGACACCGGCCAGCGTGCAGTGGAGATGGTCTGGGAGGACCTGCGTCCGCTGGATATCCTCACGCGTGAGGCCTTCGAGAACGCTATCGTGGTGTGCTCGGCGTTGGGCGGTTCCTCCAATGCACCGGTGCACGTCAATGCCATTGCCCGTCATGCTGGTGTGCCGCTGGATAATGACGATTGGCAACAATTGGGGCACCGGGTGCCTCTGCTGGCCAATGTCATGCCTGCTGGTGTCTACCTGGGCGAGGAGTTTCACCGCGCCGGTGGCGTTCCCGCTGTCACTGCCGAGCTACTCAAGCAGGGCATGATTCACGGTGAGGCGCTGACCATCAATGGCAGGACCATGGCCGACAACGTCAGCGATTGCGAGACTCAGGATGACGATGTCATTCGCCGCTTCGCTGATCCGCTGACAACACGGGCGGGGTTCATCAATCTCAAGGGCAATCTTTTCGATTCGGCGTTGATGAAGACCAGTGTGATTTCCGCGGACTTCCGTCGCCGTTTTCTGGAGAACCCGGATGATCCGGATGCCTTCGAGGGCAAGGTCGTTGTCTTCGATGGCTCAGAGGACTATCACGCACGCATTGACGATCCTGCACTTGGCATCGATGCCACGACAATTCTCGTTATGCGTGGAGCCGGGCCTGTGGGTCACCCCGGCGGTGCTGAGGTCGTCAATATGCAACCGCCGGAGGCCTTGATTCGTCAGGGAGTGGATTCGTTGCCGTGCCTCGGTGATGGCCGCCAGTCGGGTACCTCGGGGTCGCCCTCGATACTCAATGCGTCTCCCGAGGCGGCGACCGGTGGCCCGCTCGCGTTGTTGCAGAGTGGTGATCGGTTGCGCGTCGACCTCGGGCGTGGCGAGGTGCGGCTGCTGGTCAGCGATCAAGAACTGACCAGCCGCCGTGAGCAGCTCAAGTGTCATGGTGGTTATGCCTATCCCGGCCACCAGACTCCGTGGCAGGAGATCCAGCGTACTCTGGTCGAGCCGCTGGATCGGGGCATGACGCTGCGCGGTGCCGATCATTATCGCGATGTCGCCAGGCGCTCGCCGCCGCGTGACAATCACTGATCGATTCCGATATCACGCCGCATACGATGATCCAGATTACCGGCTTCGCGGGCTGCGGCTCTTTGCTGTCGCCGCCCGCGCCACGCCACAACCCGGCGTTTGACCCAGTTTTCAATGGCCATGATCAACCCTAGTGGTGGCATGGCAGGCATGATCACTTCCGGCATGCGATTAAGTGGCTTCTGGTGCTCGATCGGTGGTTTTCCGGCAGTGGCTTTCGCTGACTGATTGATGTTCGGTTGCATGCTCATGACTCCTGTTGCTGATGTTGTGATCGTGGCCCGGTGATTCGGGCTGCGATCTACATCAGCAGCTTCGGCGTCATACATTGTTCAATCCAGCAAAACTTACTACACTCAATTTTCAGAAAAATTGAGGAGTCGGTCATGTCGGTACCCAACGGCCCGGGTTGGCAGGCGCCGCTGCCACTGCTTGACCTGGATGTACTTCGCAACTTTGTTGCCATTGTTGAAAATCGCAGCTTCTCGCGCGCAGCTCATCAGGTGCATCGCACACCATCGGCGTTGAGCATGCAGATCAAGAGTCTCGAAGAGACGCTTGGCAAGACACTGTTGATTCGTGAGGCACGTCGGGTAAGCACCACCTGCGAGGGGGAAACCCTACTGCGTTACGCCCGCCGTCTGCTGAATCTCAACCAGGAAGCTGTCGAGCAGTTTCTGTGTCCTGCGCTGCAGGGAACGGTGCGCCTGGGGACTGCGGATGACGTTGGGACGCGGCTGTTGCCTCAGGTGCTATCGCGCTTTGCACGTTCCCATCCATCTGTGCAGGTGGACGTGAGTGTTGCACCTAGCCTGGACCTGATGAGACGTTTCGATGCTGGTGAGCTGGACGTTGCGTTGATGACATCGGGTACTGACGGAATGCCGGGAGATCGTGGCGAGGTAGTGCACTCGGAATCACTGGTGTGGGCCGGACGCCGCGGAGGCATGGCTAGCGAGCGCCGGCCATTGCAGTTGGCACTGTCCAACCACGGCTGTGCCTGGCGTCGCATGGCATTGTCGGCGCTCGATGCCGCTGGTATCGACTACCGTATTGCGTATGTCAGCGAGAACACCGCAGGCCATTGCGCTGCGTTGTGGGCGGACCTGGCAATCTCGACATTACCGGCGAGCATGGTCGAACCACCGCTCAAGTGTATAGACCAGAGCGCTGGCTTGCCTGCGTTGGGCAAGTATCAGGTACTGATGCTGCGGCATCCCGGTAGTAACTCCGCCAGCGATGCGTTGGCCGATACCGTGGTCGAGGCCTTCCAGCATTGGACAGGGCAGTCGCTGGAACTGGCCAGCGCCTGAAAGTGGTCAGCACCTGAATGTGGTCAGTGCCTGGAGCGACAGTTAGACTGCGCGACGATTTTTGTATTTACCTTTCACATTTTGCTATCGATGTTGGGGGCAGTTCATGTCGGTGTTTCGTATAGGACTCGTTGGGGCAGGCAAGATCGTTCAGGATCAACATCTCACTGCCATCGAGGCGACCGAAGGGCTGGAACTGGTGGCCTATGCCGATCCCCATGTGCCAGCGAATAGTGCGAAGCTGAAAGGCGTACCGGGCTTCGCGGATCTGGCCGCAATGCTGGATGCGCACCCTGATATTGATGCCGTGGCGATCTGCACCCCGGCACACCTGCGTCATCGATTGGCGCGTGAGGCGATGAGCAGAGGCAAGGCGGTACTGTTGGAGAAGCCGCCGGCAACCACTCTGGCAGAGGTCGAGGACCTCAAGGAATACGCAGTGTTGGAAGGGCGGGTACTTTTCGCTGCCTGGCACTCACGCTTTGCACCTGGTATCGCTCGAGCCCATCAATGGCTGGCGGAAAATCAGATCAACTCGGTGGCGATTCACTGGCACGAGGATGTACATGTCTGGCACCCGGGGCAGGCATGGTTGTGGCAAGCCGGTGGCATGGGAGTGTTCGACCCCGGCATCAATGCGCTGTCGATTCTGACTCATTTGCTCGGCGAGCCGTTCTTCCTCAGCCGGGCCGAATTGGAGGTGCCGGCCAACTGTCAGACACCGATTGCTGCCAGGCTGGGCTATCGGTTGGCTGATCTTCACCTGAACCCACAACGGAAGATCAGCGCTGACTTTGATTTTCGTCATGAAGATCCGCCCAGCTGGAACATGACCTTTGATACCGAGCGTGGCGCACTGGCCCTGGAAAATGGCGGGGCACGCTTGATCATCAATGGTGAGGTAGTGATCGACGAACCTGAGCGCGAATATCAGGGCGTATACGCGCACTTCCGCGATCTGCTGGAGCGCGGCATCAGCGATATGGATATCACACCGTTGCGCCATGTCGCCGATGCGCTGATGCTGGGGGAGCGGCATCAGGTCGAGGACTTCATCGATAGATGAGCAGGCGCTCAGCGTGACGGACGACGCCAGCTCTGGCGACGGATAACATCGCGTAGCCTGGTGCTCAAGGCTGCCGCACCCGGTGAGGGGCGTGTCTCTCGTAGTGTGACCAGACCGTAGGGTTGCACGCTCACTGCCTCGCGTGTTGGCAACAGACGAAAGCGGGCTGGGTCGCACAGCAGGCCCGCGACTTCCTGTGTGGTCACCGTCAAGGTGTCGGTCGCTGCGACCAGTGAGAGGGATACCAGAATGTCCGAGGTGTCGACGATCTGCATTGGTGGCGTCAGGCCGTGGTACATCAGCAAGTAATCGAAGCGTTGGCGCATCAGCGATCCGGAAGGTTGTAGTGCCCAGGGGTAATGCATCATTGCCCCAAGCTCCGGGCTGCTGGATGCCGTCAGCGGATGGTTATGGCGACATACGATACAGGTGGCTTCTTCGCCGATTTCCTCAAACACGAAATCCGCTGCATTGAAGCCTGCCGGGATACGACACAGGGCAAGGTCGAGCTCGCCACTCAACAACCTGGGAATCAGCGCCTGACTGACATCGACATCGACACTGACCTTGAGTCCCGGGAGGTCGAGTCGTGTCTCTTCCAGCGCCTGGGTGAGCAGGGTTACCGTGGGGTCCATCACGGTTCCCACCGCGACGGTGCCGGTATTGCCGGCACGCAGGGCATTGAGCTCATCCCCGGTCTGCTTGAGTGACGACAGCATATTGCGGGCATGGCGCACCATGATCTCGCCGTACCAGTTGGGTTCCAGGCCTCGCGAATGGCGCTCGAAGAGTTTCAATCCCAGCCGAAGCTCAAGTTCGCCGAGCAACTTTGACGCGGCAGGTTGGCTAACACCTAGCCAGGCGGCTGCACGGTGCAGGTTTCGGTAGTCATCGAGCGCCGCCAGTAGTTCAAGGTGGCGTAACTTTAGTCGGACATCGAGATACCAGTCGGGGGCCAGGTTTTCCTTATCTGCTGTACGCGTCATGCTGTGATAACCAAATGAATATGGGAAATGTGACAAGGGAGTATTAGCGGTTACCCCACGGGATGTCCAGGGTAATACCGTCGCTGAACCAGCTGATTTATCAGCAGGATTCTTGTTTTCGGGAGAACGCCAATGCTGTCACCTTGCTCATCGCCCCTGAGTTCATCACCCCTGTCGCGTAGCCTGTGTCTACTGGGTATCGCGATGTCCGCCGGTTTATCACTTTCCGCCTGGGCCAGTGATGCGGCGGGCAATAGAACAACAGATAGTAGAACGACAGATAGTAAAACACCTGGTGAGGACGTGAATATGAGTGGAGACCCTGTGGCAGGGGTGACGGCGAAGACATTTGGCCAATTGCCTGACGGGCGAGAGGTGGAACTCTATCTCCTCGTCAACGCCAACGGCCTGGAGATGACGGTAATGTCCTATGGTGGGACGATCGTGTCGCTCAAGGTGCCTGATGCACAAGGTAATGCGGAGGATGTGGTGCTTGGTTTTGATAGTCTGGAGGACTACCTGAGCCCTGCGTACCGTTCCGCCAATCCGTATTTCGGTGCCATCATAGGCCGCTACGGTAACCGTATTGCCGGCGGCCAGTTCGAGATCGACGGCACGGCTTACCAGGTGCCGACCAATGATGGCGAGAACTCTCTGCACGGGGGCGATCGGGGCTTTGACCAGCGGTTATGGCAGGTGAGCGCGGTAGATGCGAAAGACGGTGTTGGCGTGGTTCTATCGCTGGTCAGCGAAGATGGCGACCAGGGTTATCCTGGTCAGTTGGAAACGCAGGTTCGCTACACATTGACCAATGATAATGCGCTGGATATTCGCTATCAGGCGACGACGAATGAGACTACGCCGATCAACCTGACGCAACACAGTTACTTCAATCTCGAAGGCGAAGGCGGAGTTGAAGGTCAGAGCGGCATCCTCGATCACATATTGACTCTGAACGCTGAGGCATTCACCCCGGTGGATGAAGGATTGATACCTACCGGCGAGATTCGCTCGGTAGAAGGCACGGCGTTCGATTTCCGTGAGCCGACGCCAGTTGGATCGCGCATTGATGGTGATGACCAACAATTGCAGCGTGGTAAAGGCTACGATCACAACTTCGTATTGGCCGATAATGCTTCTGACGCCAAGAACGGCTCCGATGCCGAAGGCCTGGTGCTTGCGGCACGTGTTGAAGCTCCGCAGAGTGGTCGGATCATGGAGGTTTACACCACTGAACCGGGAGTGCAATTCTATTCCGGTAACTTCCTTGATGGGTCATTGGTCGGTAAAGCCGGGCAGCCTTATGAGCATCGCTCGGGTCTCGCCTTGGAAACCCAGCACTTCCCGGATTCTCCCAATCAGCCGGACTTTCCCTCAACGCTGCTGTCGGCTGGCGAAACATATAAAAGCCACACACGTTACGAGTTCTCGACCAGGTGATCGAGCTCAGACATCGTATTTTTCGATGATTGTCAGGCCCCGCCAATGCGGGGCCTGATGCGTTGTATACAACGCCAGTCGCGGCCTGTCGGTCATCACAGACAAATTCACTCACATTCTTCCCCACACTTTAGTCGCAGCGCCTGCAGGCGGTCTTCTGGCGTGTGGTGGCGTATTCTGGTCGTTAGGCACTAAGTGATAACCAATTAAGTATTACTAGAGGTCTAAAATGCTATTTGGAGGTTATTGGGCATGCGCCTAGAGTTCGAGAAGGTCGGGTAGTGGGCAATCCCTTTCCCGAAGCCACAACAATAATTCCCGCTCGAAAGAGGAGCACAATGATGCGACCCCTATTTCTTCTGACGACCGCCACTCTGGCACTGATGACGGCCACCGCCAGTCAGGCTGCTGACGACGTCAAACTCGGATTTATCGTCAAGAAGCCAGAACAGGCCTGGTTCATCAATGAGCAGAAAGCTGCTACTGCACTTGGCGAGGAAGAGGGGTTTGAAGTGGTACGCCTGGCCGGAGAGGACGGGCAGCAGGTACTCAGCGCCATCGATAATCTCAATTCCCAGGGAGCACAGGGCTTCGTCATCTGTCCTCCGGATGTGCGCCTTGGGCCAGCGATCATGAACCGTGCAGAGCAATATGGCATGAAGGTTGTCACCGTTGATGACCGCTTCGTTGGCTCGGATGGTGAGCCGATGGAGGGCGTGCCACACCTCGGAATGTCAGGCTTCAAGATCGGCCAGCAGGTAGGTAACGCGATCGCCTCTGAGATGGAGGCGCGTGGCTGGAACCCCGAAGAAGTTGCCGCGTTGCGTATCACCAACTATGAGCTGCCGACGGCGAAAGAGCGTACGGATGGCGCGACCGAGGCATTGCTGGAGAGTGGTTTCGCCGAGAGCAACATCTTCGATGCTCCGCAGCAGAATACCGATACCGCCAGTGCCTTCTCAGCGGCATCACCGGTCATTTCGCAGAACGGCGACTTCGAGCATTGGGTCATCTACGCGCTCAATGAAGAGAGTGTTCTGGGCGGAGTACGTGCCACGGAGCAGTATGGTCTGGCACCTGAGGATGTGATTGGAGTGGGTATCAACGGCTCAGGGGCTGCTTTCGCCGAATTCTCACGGCAGAATCCCACCGGCTTCTACGGCACCGTAGCTGTCAGTTCCACCTCCCATGGTCGCGAAACCACCAGCAACCTCTACAACTGGGTGACCGAAGGCGTTGAGCCGCCGGCCAATGTCGAGACAACCGGTACTCTGATGACACGGGAAAACTGGGAGCAGGTGCGCGATGAGCTTGGCCTTTGAGGAAGTCTCGGCGGCTGACGCTGTTCAGGGTTCAGCGTCGGATGCCTTTCTGCGCGTCGAGAATATCACCGTCGAGTTTCCTGGCGTACGTGCTCTGGACGGCGTGAGCTTCAATGCTCGCGCCGGCGAGGTCCACGCCTTGATGGGCGAGAACGGTGCCGGGAAATCGACCTTGCTCAAGGTGTTGAGTGGCGTTAACCGAGTCAGTTCGGGAGCGGTGTGGCTGGATGGTCAGCGTCATGTGTTTTCCAACGCACGAGAAGCACTGGCACAGGGTATTGCCATCATCTACCAGGAGCTGACGTTATCG
This Halomonas huangheensis DNA region includes the following protein-coding sequences:
- a CDS encoding IlvD/Edd family dehydratase, encoding MARDNESSAKRQLRSAQWFGSADKNGFMYRSWMKNQGIPDHEFDGRPIIGICNTWSELTPCNAHFRKIAEHVKKGILEAGGYPVEFPVFSNGESNLRPTAMFTRNLASMDVEEAIRGNPMDGVVLLVGCDKTTPALLMGAASCDIPTIVVTGGPMLNGKHKGQDIGSGTVVWQLSEEVKAGRISIHDFMAAEAGMSRSAGTCNTMGTASTMACMAESLGTSLPHNAAIPAVDSRRYVLAHLSGNRIVDMVHEDLRLSKVLTREAFENAIRTNAAIGGSTNAVIHLKAIAGRMGVELELDDWNRIGRGTPTLVDLQPSGRFLMEEFYYAGGLPAVLRRLGESDRLPHKDALTVNGQSLWDNVKDAPIYNDEVVRTLDNPLVEDGGMCVLRGNLAPRGAVLKPSAASPELMQHRGRAVVFENFDDYKARINDPDLDVDESCVLVLKHCGPRGYHGMAEVGNMGLPAKVLEKGVKDMVRISDARMSGTAYGTVVLHVAPEAAAGGPLAAVRNGDWVELDAYAGKLHLDISDEELQTRLAEADPTAASREIASTGGYRQLYIERVLQADEGCDFDFLVGCRGSEVPRHSH
- a CDS encoding IlvD/Edd family dehydratase, with translation MTQRPRLTPDQLRSRWWFDNAEHPGTTALCIERYMNYGVTLDELTSGRPIIGIAQSGSDLTPCNRHHIELVKRVKDGIRAAGGVPFEFPMHPIHENVRRPTAALDRNLAYLGLVEVLHGYPLDGVVLTTGCDKTTPACLMAAATVNIPAIVLSGGPMLNGWHGNQRVGSGTIIWELRKRLAAGEIDYAEFLSTATDSAPSVGHCNTMGTASTMNSMAEALGMSLPGSAMIPGPYKERSMVAYDTGQRAVEMVWEDLRPLDILTREAFENAIVVCSALGGSSNAPVHVNAIARHAGVPLDNDDWQQLGHRVPLLANVMPAGVYLGEEFHRAGGVPAVTAELLKQGMIHGEALTINGRTMADNVSDCETQDDDVIRRFADPLTTRAGFINLKGNLFDSALMKTSVISADFRRRFLENPDDPDAFEGKVVVFDGSEDYHARIDDPALGIDATTILVMRGAGPVGHPGGAEVVNMQPPEALIRQGVDSLPCLGDGRQSGTSGSPSILNASPEAATGGPLALLQSGDRLRVDLGRGEVRLLVSDQELTSRREQLKCHGGYAYPGHQTPWQEIQRTLVEPLDRGMTLRGADHYRDVARRSPPRDNH
- a CDS encoding LysR substrate-binding domain-containing protein, which codes for MSVPNGPGWQAPLPLLDLDVLRNFVAIVENRSFSRAAHQVHRTPSALSMQIKSLEETLGKTLLIREARRVSTTCEGETLLRYARRLLNLNQEAVEQFLCPALQGTVRLGTADDVGTRLLPQVLSRFARSHPSVQVDVSVAPSLDLMRRFDAGELDVALMTSGTDGMPGDRGEVVHSESLVWAGRRGGMASERRPLQLALSNHGCAWRRMALSALDAAGIDYRIAYVSENTAGHCAALWADLAISTLPASMVEPPLKCIDQSAGLPALGKYQVLMLRHPGSNSASDALADTVVEAFQHWTGQSLELASA
- a CDS encoding Gfo/Idh/MocA family protein — its product is MSVFRIGLVGAGKIVQDQHLTAIEATEGLELVAYADPHVPANSAKLKGVPGFADLAAMLDAHPDIDAVAICTPAHLRHRLAREAMSRGKAVLLEKPPATTLAEVEDLKEYAVLEGRVLFAAWHSRFAPGIARAHQWLAENQINSVAIHWHEDVHVWHPGQAWLWQAGGMGVFDPGINALSILTHLLGEPFFLSRAELEVPANCQTPIAARLGYRLADLHLNPQRKISADFDFRHEDPPSWNMTFDTERGALALENGGARLIINGEVVIDEPEREYQGVYAHFRDLLERGISDMDITPLRHVADALMLGERHQVEDFIDR
- a CDS encoding LysR family transcriptional regulator; the encoded protein is MTRTADKENLAPDWYLDVRLKLRHLELLAALDDYRNLHRAAAWLGVSQPAASKLLGELELRLGLKLFERHSRGLEPNWYGEIMVRHARNMLSSLKQTGDELNALRAGNTGTVAVGTVMDPTVTLLTQALEETRLDLPGLKVSVDVDVSQALIPRLLSGELDLALCRIPAGFNAADFVFEEIGEEATCIVCRHNHPLTASSSPELGAMMHYPWALQPSGSLMRQRFDYLLMYHGLTPPMQIVDTSDILVSLSLVAATDTLTVTTQEVAGLLCDPARFRLLPTREAVSVQPYGLVTLRETRPSPGAAALSTRLRDVIRRQSWRRPSR
- a CDS encoding aldose epimerase family protein, with translation MSGDPVAGVTAKTFGQLPDGREVELYLLVNANGLEMTVMSYGGTIVSLKVPDAQGNAEDVVLGFDSLEDYLSPAYRSANPYFGAIIGRYGNRIAGGQFEIDGTAYQVPTNDGENSLHGGDRGFDQRLWQVSAVDAKDGVGVVLSLVSEDGDQGYPGQLETQVRYTLTNDNALDIRYQATTNETTPINLTQHSYFNLEGEGGVEGQSGILDHILTLNAEAFTPVDEGLIPTGEIRSVEGTAFDFREPTPVGSRIDGDDQQLQRGKGYDHNFVLADNASDAKNGSDAEGLVLAARVEAPQSGRIMEVYTTEPGVQFYSGNFLDGSLVGKAGQPYEHRSGLALETQHFPDSPNQPDFPSTLLSAGETYKSHTRYEFSTR
- a CDS encoding arabinose ABC transporter substrate-binding protein, yielding MTATASQAADDVKLGFIVKKPEQAWFINEQKAATALGEEEGFEVVRLAGEDGQQVLSAIDNLNSQGAQGFVICPPDVRLGPAIMNRAEQYGMKVVTVDDRFVGSDGEPMEGVPHLGMSGFKIGQQVGNAIASEMEARGWNPEEVAALRITNYELPTAKERTDGATEALLESGFAESNIFDAPQQNTDTASAFSAASPVISQNGDFEHWVIYALNEESVLGGVRATEQYGLAPEDVIGVGINGSGAAFAEFSRQNPTGFYGTVAVSSTSHGRETTSNLYNWVTEGVEPPANVETTGTLMTRENWEQVRDELGL